A stretch of DNA from Pseudoliparis swirei isolate HS2019 ecotype Mariana Trench chromosome 5, NWPU_hadal_v1, whole genome shotgun sequence:
accccaagggtaaaatatgttagtaaatgtgaatgtaacaggagggttaaatcatatcatagtataatatattgtaaaaaatattGTGTGTCCTTGGGTGAGACATTGTTTTGGGTGCGAGTATGATTACAAGTCCATTTATTATTTAGCATAAACTCAATTCTGttcttaatttatttgtatttaaaatcatcagacatgtttttaaaagtgattctttaTTTGTGGGAAATAATTGATTAGTGACAAGAGTAGCTCCTTGTAGTAATACAATCCTATTGTTACCTATATTCCTGACTGAAGGCTGCTGGAGTAGAAAAAGAGTTTGTTGTTCTACAATCTAAAACCTCACCGCTAGATCCAACTAAATCTCATGCAATGTTCTTTGAAATGTCTGAGATGTGAACTTGATGACATAATGCTAATTAACACATTTACTAATATTAGTTCGAGCCTTCATTAACATGTAAGCCCTTACTACATGCTAACATgatttcaaacattaaataatgtATGCCATGTTACCTTGGTCAACATGAATTAAATACTTACGAGCCAATTTGGTAGTTAAGGGTTAATAATGTATTAAGTAATGCTAATTGGTATGTGCCCATTGTAAAGCCTTACTGGCACTTCACATTACATCACCAGTTTGCGGCACCTGCTCTTATATCAATGTCCAGCAAGCAACACTCCATAATTGCCATGACCCCAGCAATGCCCTTGTCATgctcaatgaaaataaatgttttctatTGCTGAGCTAACCTTTTGGGTTACACTTATACctccctgctcttcctctcgctaacatacatacatgctgGAGCTTCGGTTACAATTATACAGGTGGCATGAGAACACACCCAGGGCCCTTCAGTGGGTTTCAGACTTTGTGATTGATTAGTATATCTGATCaattttattaataaatgaacattctttaagtaaaaaaaaacatttatgatTTACACCATTGTTCGCTTAATCTTCCTACCACCTATTTGAATTAAAGAAGTCGGAGGTCTCTTTGAATGGTTCTTTCACAGTTTCTTCAGGGCTGACGACGTTCTTGAAGAATGCGGTTGCCGCCTCACACTCTTTATCCTTCGGTCTTGTAGGAATCTATAGGAGGAACAACAGAATAACAGTATTTTAGAGGTCATTAATGGTCAGCAAGTTCCTAGAAAATTAAACATGGTCTGATTTGGCCAAAGAGCAAGTTGCTGCAGGGAAGTTATCTCACTTTCATCAATCACATGGTGCTTTCATCACAGCATAATTGGTTTGGGCAGAATCAATGACTCAATAAAATCAATAACACTGCAAGAAGATCATTTTTGCACTGCTAAATTCATACCTGGTTGCACACTGCTTTCCCATAACGTACAAAAGTGGCAAAGTGCTCGCAGTTGAAGCTGAGAAGTTGATATTGGAAGTCCCGATCGAGAAGGGCGTCCCGCCGTAGTCTCATATCCTCGGATGCCGACGGTGTCACGCTGTGACGGTCGTTACCGATGGAGACGGTGACGCCTTTCGGCACGTTCACCTCACCAAGAGGCACTCTGCGGATCCTGGTCTCCCCGAGAAGAAGGTCACCACACACCGGGAAGATCTTTTGTAGGTACATACGTATGTTGTTCTTCAGTTGCTTCTCATCTAAAGAAAGAGAGTTTATTTCTGGGATGTCCATTCATTTTAACAGACATTTTTCAAACGCCATGTTGGAATATGCATCATTTTGATTTTCTGCCACTGATGAAGAGCACGATACACTAAACTAGTTCctgcagtgtgtgaatgtgtgtgcatgttggttagagtcctgatgggcaggtggcaccttgtaTGGTAGCTCTGAGACTAGAAACTACATGAATTTACAAGTTGGCATTATCTTCTGCGAATGCAGCGCTATAGAAGAgtgtaaaacaattattttgtaAAGGGGTAATGATTGAGTGCcaaacaatgaaaacaacagATTTGTGAAGATGATCCGTAGCATTTTAGGTCTCCTGAAGTTGACATGGCGGTGTGAGCCCATCTCTTCTCCCAAGCTTTAAAATAAAGTGAGAAACTGGAAACATCGAACCCAAACCCaatacaacatttttattttttaaatcacatgtATTAGATGACATTGTTAAGCAGGCAGAGTGTGGTGCGTTACGCTGTGTGAGTACAGTGGTAAGTTCTGTCAGGAGGCCTGCACACAAACTGCAGTCGTCTAATCCAGTTTCATGGATTGCAGGCATTTGTTGACAAGAAAGACGTATCCTTCAATATATCACTTACTAATGCTTTATGAAGTATAGCTTTTGGGTTGCAAGGGTGTGG
This window harbors:
- the LOC130193650 gene encoding phospholipase A and acyltransferase 4-like yields the protein MDYQKQVEEIIPTAKFGDLIEFAYPIGYSHWGVYDEDGYVIHFAVADEKQLKNNIRMYLQKIFPVCGDLLLGETRIRRVPLGEVNVPKGVTVSIGNDRHSVTPSASEDMRLRRDALLDRDFQYQLLSFNCEHFATFVRYGKAVCNQIPTRPKDKECEAATAFFKNVVSPEETVKEPFKETSDFFNSNRW